A DNA window from Solanum lycopersicum chromosome 3, SLM_r2.1 contains the following coding sequences:
- the LOC101244850 gene encoding ASI1-immunoprecipitated protein 2 isoform X12, whose protein sequence is MQGPFVEPICSFQTNTVSTEVNKESIPCTQNQTVGGRLVAGSCNVCSTPCSSCFPASQSLMESKVDELSGETVTSDGAVLVELKDLKSFEGLDDNMSCIVGGYEANKLSSFSKMREDKSSLQCSSTSTGKTINNQTSAGCVHVKVEADDGSPIDHSRQNESSGEENNKAPTEATSSRNVHSTGDCLENNHSSLKNDVKSEASDDLPADTCPEKNDQKNVGSPVSSDTKNALQSHQMDESEESDVEELDVKVCDICGDAGREDLLAICCKCTDGAEHTYCMREMLQKVPEGDWMCEECKFDEEMRNRKEDKSVKFDGNGKSYPTGQKIAVGNTGLTIKTESKPPDFDGDIASDPKTPGKRRMDDTEYSAAKKQALEPVPASPKTLSPNKLPALSRESSFKNSDKGKLKSANQFSSGGLSVHDTPAWGSRLQTSRGTFSKSNSFSSLAAKRKVLLVDEGFLPKQKLVRESTGLDVKESSTRSMNKSMSFRSISTSRNNVSESKVKMLSPKFPPAQDKGQMQTKERNQFERKNSFRSERSPGTSVPSRTDQRSAFRGDPSPLPSSSNIRDTRTGQLDSKPMSLLKSSGAVARRTQDISVHSGAPATNKISSSDQRPDQSSARDDSLPNSYIAERPTSNTGEGLSDGLPQPSESKNVGERTKESSGRRLKHTGTGTKSLFCQKCKGSGHLTDGCTVEVSELFSSDVSAVRNSREAPNGTSNLKAAIEAAMLKKPGVCWKNRVVDQSDDLAVSNTNAETTAPDPLCGSSSRRMLSSNEDGHGVPLNSITGSHKQEIGSLRQLSVLPAEALTGAGNLVPILLSDGKSSLVDLHRYSQAAMSILSKTAFPEHEYIWQGAFEVQKSGRTLDLCDGIQAHLSSCASPNVLDAVHKFPQKVLFNEVSRSSTWPIQFQEYGVKEDNIALFFFAQDVGSYERCYKILLENMIRNDTALKANLQGVELLIFPSNRLPEKSQRWNMMFFLWGVFRVKKVQATTGKPSLVPQDTPKLIMPFPENIHCLGPVDNVTSGNVPMDVEVTTPKKSSCPLVNGNVDSIAAQVCKGDSAHTNLEHLEPRSMSSVPVSHMDVAPERRQFGIFQVVGDAGCECKVEVPSNSAPAANSQPSRSVNEAAGHMQEKTSVGSMEKGFCSTNGRKFEINLEDEYKDEEASETSGSAATEPTRKELNNDVSNHLKRPRSVDTVMQYADSGVNRATRLFNDNDQVEEAHHDKKLKTSIGGSYGNSEQTSSSDDFLSRMRGSSYGPYLPDTGYDEVLSKAPVPECTESAERYFFPVDPNPGKASSTPWQMHHPDNDRLSDRVPNLELALGGESNSQTRGIPPFLVGKVDKKIIQLQGGETQSLTQGIPPFLVGKVDKKIIKDHGGETHPATPGIPSFLVGKVDKKVSQDHSSAKEAVGVEEVEDVSASLSLSLSFPFPEKEQQKGSVSQTEQAISETRRGNTPLLFFGGLGNK, encoded by the exons ATGCAAGGGCCGTTTGTTGAACCTATCTGTAGCTTCCAGACGAATACG GTGTCAACTGAAGTCAATAAGGAATCTATCCCGTGTACTCAGAATCAGACTGTCGGTGGAAGACTAGTCGCTGGATCGTGTAACGTGTGCTCCACTCCTTGCTCTTCTTGTTTTCCTGCTAGTCAAAGTCTCATGGAGTCAAAAGTTGATGAATTATCTGGGGAAACAG TTACTTCAGATGGTGCAGTGCTTGTGGAGTTAAAGGATCTCAAATCTTTTGAAGGCCTTGATGACAACATGTCGTGTATCGTTGGAGGCTATGAAGCTAATAAATTATCCAGCTTCAGTAAGATGAGGGAAGACAAATCAAGTCTTCAGTGTTCTTCTACTTCTACTGGGAAAACTATAAATAATCAAACTTCTGCTGGATGTGTACACGTGAAAGTTGAGGCTGATGATGGTAGTCCAATTGACCATAGTAGGCAGAATGAAAGCAGTGGGGAAGAAAATAATAAGGCTCCTACTGAGGCGACCTCTTCAAGAAATGTACATAGTACGGGAGACTGTTTGGAAAATAACCATTCATCATTAAAGAATGACGTGAAATCTGAAGCTTCTGATGATCTACCTGCTGATACTTGTCCTGAGAAGAATGACCAAAAGAATGTTGGATCACCTGTGTCCTCTGATACAAAGAATGCCTTACAATCACATCAAATGGATGAGAGTGAGGAATCCGACGTTGAGGAGCTAGAT GTGAAAGTTTGTGATATATGTGGAGATGCTGGTCGGGAGGATTTACTTGCCATATGTTGTAAATGTACAGATGGTGCAGAACATAC TTATTGCATGcgagaaatgttacaaaaagtTCCAGAGGGTGATTGGATGTGCGAGGAATGCAAATTTGATGAGGAAATGAGAAATCGGAAAGAAGATAAATCTGTGAAGTTTGATGGAAATGGAAAAAGTTATCCTACTGGTCAAAAAATTGCAGTTGGCAATACAGGCCTTACCATAAAAACGGAATCGAAGCCTCCTGATTTTGACGGTGATATAGCTTCTGACCCTAAAACTCCTGGCAAGAGGCGCATGGATGATACTGAATATTCTGCAGCAAAGAAGCAGGCTCTTGAACCAGTTCCGGCATCACCCAAAACACTGAGTCCCAATAAACTTCCTGCCCTTTCTCGTGAAAGTTCATTTAAAAACTCAGATAAGGGGAAGTTGAAATCTGCAAATCAGTTTTCTTCTGGAGGTCTTTCTGTTCATGATACGCCAGCTTGGGGGTCACGACTACAAACTTCTAGAG GTACTTTTTCCAAGTCAAATTCTTTCAGTTCCCTGGCTGCAAAACGAAAAGTGCTACTTGTAGATGAAGGTTTTCTGCCGAAGCAGAAATTGGTCAGAGAGTCCACTGGTCTTGATGTGAAAGAGAGTTCTACTCGATCAATGAACAAATCTATGTCATTTAGATCGATAAGCACTAGCCGCAACAATGTCTCTGAATCAAAAGTTAAGATGTTATCCCCCAAGTTTCCCCCTGCTCAGGACAAAGGACAAATGCAGACAAAAGAAcgaaatcaatttgaaaggaAGAATTCTTTTAGATCAGAGCGTTCTCCCGGTACTTCTGTTCCTTCTAGAACCGATCAAAGATCAGCATTTCGAGGTGACCCTTCGCCACTTCCTTCCTCAAGTAACATCCGTGATACGCGAACAGGTCAGCTTGACAGCAAACCTATGTCACTATTGAAATCTTCTGGTGCCGTTGCTCGTAGGACACAAGATATATCTGTTCATTCAG GAGCTCCTGCTACCAATAAAATTAGTAGCTCTGATCAGCGACCTGACCAGAGTAGTGCAAGAGATGATTCTTTGCCGAACTCTTATATTGCTGAGAGACCAACATCTAACACTGGTGAAGGTCTGTCTGATGGTCTGCCCCAGCCGAGTGAATCAAAAAATGTTGGTGAGAGGACAAAGGAGAGTTCTGGGAGACGCTTAAAACACACTGGAACTGGTACTAAGTCACTCTTCTGCCAGAAGTGTAAAGGAAGCGGTCACTTGACAGATGGTTGCACTGTTGAGGTGtctgaattattttcttctgaTGTTTCTGCTGTAAGAAATTCTAGAGAGGCCCCAAATGGCACGAGCAATCTTAAAGCTGCAATTGAGGCGGCTATGCTAAAGAAGCCTGGAGTATGCTGGAAGAATAGGGTTGTTGATCAATCTGATGATTTAGCTGTGTCAAACACAAATGCTGAAACAACAGCTCCGGATCCATTATGTGGTTCAAGTAGCAGAAGAATGTTGTCATCCAACGAGGATGGCCATGGGGTGCCATTAAACTCTATTACTGGCTCTCATAAACAGGAAATCGGTAGCTTGAGGCAGCTGTCAGTGCTTCCTGCTGAAGCCCTTACCGGAGCAGGGAATCTGGTGCCTATTCTTCTGTCTGATGGAAAATCTTCACTTGTTGATTTACATAGATATTCACAAGCAGCAATGTCGATACTTTCGAAGACAGCATTTCCAGAGCATGAATATATATGGCA GGGTGCTTTTGAGGTTCAGAAGAGTGGAAGAACTCTTGACTTATGTGATGGAATTCAGGCTCATTTATCAAGTTGTGCATCACCCAATGTTCTTGACGCAGTACACAAATTTCCTCAAAAGGTCCTCTTTAATGAGGTATCACGATCGAGTACATGGCCAATACAATTTCAGGAGTATGgtgttaaagaagataatattgCACTGTTCTTTTTTGCTCAAGATGTTGGAAG CTATGAGAGATGCTACAAAATTTTGCTGGAGAATATGATTAGGAACGACACGGCTCTCAAAGCAAATCTTCAAGGTGTTGAACTTCTGATATTCCCATCTAACCGACTTCCTGAAAAATCTCAAC GGTGGAATATGATGTTCTTCCTATGGGGTGTCTTTAGAGTGAAGAAGGTGCAGGCAACGACTGGAAAGCCATCTCTTGTACCCCAAGATACTCCAAAATTAATCATGCCTTTTCCGGAGAATATACATTGTCTCGGACCTGTAGACAATGTTACAAGTGGTAATGTTCCCATGGATGTTGAGGTAACTACTCCAAAGAAGTCTAGCTGTCCATTAGTTAATGGAAATGTTGATTCTATAGCGGCCCAAGTATGCAAAGGTGACTCTGCACACACAAATTTGGAGCATCTGGAGCCTAGATCCATGAGTTCTGTACCGGTCAGCCACATGGATGTTGCCCCAGAGAGGAGACAGTTTGGCATTTTCCAG GTGGTTGGAGATGCTGGATGTGAATGCAAAGTGGAAGTGCCAAGTAATTCTGCACCAGCTGCCAATTCTCAGCCATCCCGCTCTGTTAATGAAGCTGCAGGTCATATGCAGGAGAAAACATCTGTGGGCAGCATGGAGAAAGGCTTCTGTAGCACAAATGGTAGGAAATTTGAGATAAATCTGGAAGACGAGTATAAAGATGAAGAGGCATCTGAAACGAGTGGAAGTGCAGCTACGGAACCGACACGGAAGGAGCTCAATAATGATGTGTCGAACCACCTGAAACGTCCACGTTCAGTGGACACTGTGATGCAATATGCTGACTCTGGAGTTAATCGAGCAACTCGACTTTTTAACGATAATGACCAAGTTGAAGAGGCACACCATGACAAAAAGTTGAAGACTAGTATTGGTGGGTCTTATGGTAATAGCGAGCAAACTAGTTCCAGTGATGATTTTTTGTCACGGATGCGTGGTTCCTCTTATGGACCCTACCTTCCGGATACTGGGTATGATGAAGTTCTGAGTAAGGCACCTGTTCCGGAGTGCACAGAGAGTGCTGAAAGATATTTCTTCCCTGTTGATCCAAATCCTGGTAAGGCTAGCTCGACGCCTTGGCAAATGCATCATCCAGACAATGATCGGCTTAGTGATAGAGTCCCGAATCTTGAGCTAGCATTAGGTGGTGAGTCAAATTCACAGACTCGGGGAATCCCACCCTTTTTAGTTGGGAAAGTAGACAAGAAAATTATTCAGCTCCAAGGTGGTGAGACACAATCGCTGACCCAGGGCATCCCACCCTTTTTAGTTGGGAAAGTAGACAAGAAAATCATTAAGGACCATGGTGGTGAGACACATCCGGCAACTCCAGGAATCCCATCCTTTTTAGTTGGGAAAGTAGACAAGAAAGTGAGTCAGGACCATTCTTCAGCTAAGGAAGCAGTTGGAGTGGAGGAGGTAGAGGATGTCTCTGCTTCTCTCTCCCTTTCTCTTTCATTTCCTTTCCCGGAAAAGGAACAACAGAAAGGTTCTGTTTCACAAACTGAGCAGGCAATATCTGAAACAAGACGCGGTAATACACCTCTCCTCTTCTTTGGGGGACTCGGCAACAAGTAG
- the LOC101244850 gene encoding ASI1-immunoprecipitated protein 2 isoform X14, whose translation MQGPFVEPICSFQTNTVSTEVNKESIPCTQNQTVGGRLVAGSCNVCSTPCSSCFPASQSLMESKVDELSGETDGAVLVELKDLKSFEGLDDNMSCIVGGYEANKLSSFSKMREDKSSLQCSSTSTGKTINNQTSAGCVHVKVEADDGSPIDHSRQNESSGEENNKAPTEATSSRNVHSTGDCLENNHSSLKNDVKSEASDDLPADTCPEKNDQKNVGSPVSSDTKNALQSHQMDESEESDVEELDVKVCDICGDAGREDLLAICCKCTDGAEHTYCMREMLQKVPEGDWMCEECKFDEEMRNRKEDKSVKFDGNGKSYPTGQKIAVGNTGLTIKTESKPPDFDGDIASDPKTPGKRRMDDTEYSAAKKQALEPVPASPKTLSPNKLPALSRESSFKNSDKGKLKSANQFSSGGLSVHDTPAWGSRLQTSRGTFSKSNSFSSLAAKRKVLLVDEGFLPKQKLVRESTGLDVKESSTRSMNKSMSFRSISTSRNNVSESKVKMLSPKFPPAQDKGQMQTKERNQFERKNSFRSERSPGTSVPSRTDQRSAFRGDPSPLPSSSNIRDTRTGQLDSKPMSLLKSSGAVARRTQDISVHSGAPATNKISSSDQRPDQSSARDDSLPNSYIAERPTSNTGEGLSDGLPQPSESKNVGERTKESSGRRLKHTGTGTKSLFCQKCKGSGHLTDGCTVEVSELFSSDVSAVRNSREAPNGTSNLKAAIEAAMLKKPGVCWKNRVVDQSDDLAVSNTNAETTAPDPLCGSSSRRMLSSNEDGHGVPLNSITGSHKQEIGSLRQLSVLPAEALTGAGNLVPILLSDGKSSLVDLHRYSQAAMSILSKTAFPEHEYIWQGAFEVQKSGRTLDLCDGIQAHLSSCASPNVLDAVHKFPQKVLFNEVSRSSTWPIQFQEYGVKEDNIALFFFAQDVGSYERCYKILLENMIRNDTALKANLQGVELLIFPSNRLPEKSQRWNMMFFLWGVFRVKKVQATTGKPSLVPQDTPKLIMPFPENIHCLGPVDNVTSGNVPMDVEVTTPKKSSCPLVNGNVDSIAAQVCKGDSAHTNLEHLEPRSMSSVPVSHMDVAPERRQFGIFQVVGDAGCECKVEVPSNSAPAANSQPSRSVNEAAGHMQEKTSVGSMEKGFCSTNGRKFEINLEDEYKDEEASETSGSAATEPTRKELNNDVSNHLKRPRSVDTVMQYADSGVNRATRLFNDNDQVEEAHHDKKLKTSIGGSYGNSEQTSSSDDFLSRMRGSSYGPYLPDTGYDEVLSKAPVPECTESAERYFFPVDPNPGKASSTPWQMHHPDNDRLSDRVPNLELALGGESNSQTRGIPPFLVGKVDKKIIQLQGGETQSLTQGIPPFLVGKVDKKIIKDHGGETHPATPGIPSFLVGKVDKKVSQDHSSAKEAVGVEEVEDVSASLSLSLSFPFPEKEQQKGSVSQTEQAISETRRGNTPLLFFGGLGNK comes from the exons ATGCAAGGGCCGTTTGTTGAACCTATCTGTAGCTTCCAGACGAATACG GTGTCAACTGAAGTCAATAAGGAATCTATCCCGTGTACTCAGAATCAGACTGTCGGTGGAAGACTAGTCGCTGGATCGTGTAACGTGTGCTCCACTCCTTGCTCTTCTTGTTTTCCTGCTAGTCAAAGTCTCATGGAGTCAAAAGTTGATGAATTATCTGGGGAAACAG ATGGTGCAGTGCTTGTGGAGTTAAAGGATCTCAAATCTTTTGAAGGCCTTGATGACAACATGTCGTGTATCGTTGGAGGCTATGAAGCTAATAAATTATCCAGCTTCAGTAAGATGAGGGAAGACAAATCAAGTCTTCAGTGTTCTTCTACTTCTACTGGGAAAACTATAAATAATCAAACTTCTGCTGGATGTGTACACGTGAAAGTTGAGGCTGATGATGGTAGTCCAATTGACCATAGTAGGCAGAATGAAAGCAGTGGGGAAGAAAATAATAAGGCTCCTACTGAGGCGACCTCTTCAAGAAATGTACATAGTACGGGAGACTGTTTGGAAAATAACCATTCATCATTAAAGAATGACGTGAAATCTGAAGCTTCTGATGATCTACCTGCTGATACTTGTCCTGAGAAGAATGACCAAAAGAATGTTGGATCACCTGTGTCCTCTGATACAAAGAATGCCTTACAATCACATCAAATGGATGAGAGTGAGGAATCCGACGTTGAGGAGCTAGAT GTGAAAGTTTGTGATATATGTGGAGATGCTGGTCGGGAGGATTTACTTGCCATATGTTGTAAATGTACAGATGGTGCAGAACATAC TTATTGCATGcgagaaatgttacaaaaagtTCCAGAGGGTGATTGGATGTGCGAGGAATGCAAATTTGATGAGGAAATGAGAAATCGGAAAGAAGATAAATCTGTGAAGTTTGATGGAAATGGAAAAAGTTATCCTACTGGTCAAAAAATTGCAGTTGGCAATACAGGCCTTACCATAAAAACGGAATCGAAGCCTCCTGATTTTGACGGTGATATAGCTTCTGACCCTAAAACTCCTGGCAAGAGGCGCATGGATGATACTGAATATTCTGCAGCAAAGAAGCAGGCTCTTGAACCAGTTCCGGCATCACCCAAAACACTGAGTCCCAATAAACTTCCTGCCCTTTCTCGTGAAAGTTCATTTAAAAACTCAGATAAGGGGAAGTTGAAATCTGCAAATCAGTTTTCTTCTGGAGGTCTTTCTGTTCATGATACGCCAGCTTGGGGGTCACGACTACAAACTTCTAGAG GTACTTTTTCCAAGTCAAATTCTTTCAGTTCCCTGGCTGCAAAACGAAAAGTGCTACTTGTAGATGAAGGTTTTCTGCCGAAGCAGAAATTGGTCAGAGAGTCCACTGGTCTTGATGTGAAAGAGAGTTCTACTCGATCAATGAACAAATCTATGTCATTTAGATCGATAAGCACTAGCCGCAACAATGTCTCTGAATCAAAAGTTAAGATGTTATCCCCCAAGTTTCCCCCTGCTCAGGACAAAGGACAAATGCAGACAAAAGAAcgaaatcaatttgaaaggaAGAATTCTTTTAGATCAGAGCGTTCTCCCGGTACTTCTGTTCCTTCTAGAACCGATCAAAGATCAGCATTTCGAGGTGACCCTTCGCCACTTCCTTCCTCAAGTAACATCCGTGATACGCGAACAGGTCAGCTTGACAGCAAACCTATGTCACTATTGAAATCTTCTGGTGCCGTTGCTCGTAGGACACAAGATATATCTGTTCATTCAG GAGCTCCTGCTACCAATAAAATTAGTAGCTCTGATCAGCGACCTGACCAGAGTAGTGCAAGAGATGATTCTTTGCCGAACTCTTATATTGCTGAGAGACCAACATCTAACACTGGTGAAGGTCTGTCTGATGGTCTGCCCCAGCCGAGTGAATCAAAAAATGTTGGTGAGAGGACAAAGGAGAGTTCTGGGAGACGCTTAAAACACACTGGAACTGGTACTAAGTCACTCTTCTGCCAGAAGTGTAAAGGAAGCGGTCACTTGACAGATGGTTGCACTGTTGAGGTGtctgaattattttcttctgaTGTTTCTGCTGTAAGAAATTCTAGAGAGGCCCCAAATGGCACGAGCAATCTTAAAGCTGCAATTGAGGCGGCTATGCTAAAGAAGCCTGGAGTATGCTGGAAGAATAGGGTTGTTGATCAATCTGATGATTTAGCTGTGTCAAACACAAATGCTGAAACAACAGCTCCGGATCCATTATGTGGTTCAAGTAGCAGAAGAATGTTGTCATCCAACGAGGATGGCCATGGGGTGCCATTAAACTCTATTACTGGCTCTCATAAACAGGAAATCGGTAGCTTGAGGCAGCTGTCAGTGCTTCCTGCTGAAGCCCTTACCGGAGCAGGGAATCTGGTGCCTATTCTTCTGTCTGATGGAAAATCTTCACTTGTTGATTTACATAGATATTCACAAGCAGCAATGTCGATACTTTCGAAGACAGCATTTCCAGAGCATGAATATATATGGCA GGGTGCTTTTGAGGTTCAGAAGAGTGGAAGAACTCTTGACTTATGTGATGGAATTCAGGCTCATTTATCAAGTTGTGCATCACCCAATGTTCTTGACGCAGTACACAAATTTCCTCAAAAGGTCCTCTTTAATGAGGTATCACGATCGAGTACATGGCCAATACAATTTCAGGAGTATGgtgttaaagaagataatattgCACTGTTCTTTTTTGCTCAAGATGTTGGAAG CTATGAGAGATGCTACAAAATTTTGCTGGAGAATATGATTAGGAACGACACGGCTCTCAAAGCAAATCTTCAAGGTGTTGAACTTCTGATATTCCCATCTAACCGACTTCCTGAAAAATCTCAAC GGTGGAATATGATGTTCTTCCTATGGGGTGTCTTTAGAGTGAAGAAGGTGCAGGCAACGACTGGAAAGCCATCTCTTGTACCCCAAGATACTCCAAAATTAATCATGCCTTTTCCGGAGAATATACATTGTCTCGGACCTGTAGACAATGTTACAAGTGGTAATGTTCCCATGGATGTTGAGGTAACTACTCCAAAGAAGTCTAGCTGTCCATTAGTTAATGGAAATGTTGATTCTATAGCGGCCCAAGTATGCAAAGGTGACTCTGCACACACAAATTTGGAGCATCTGGAGCCTAGATCCATGAGTTCTGTACCGGTCAGCCACATGGATGTTGCCCCAGAGAGGAGACAGTTTGGCATTTTCCAG GTGGTTGGAGATGCTGGATGTGAATGCAAAGTGGAAGTGCCAAGTAATTCTGCACCAGCTGCCAATTCTCAGCCATCCCGCTCTGTTAATGAAGCTGCAGGTCATATGCAGGAGAAAACATCTGTGGGCAGCATGGAGAAAGGCTTCTGTAGCACAAATGGTAGGAAATTTGAGATAAATCTGGAAGACGAGTATAAAGATGAAGAGGCATCTGAAACGAGTGGAAGTGCAGCTACGGAACCGACACGGAAGGAGCTCAATAATGATGTGTCGAACCACCTGAAACGTCCACGTTCAGTGGACACTGTGATGCAATATGCTGACTCTGGAGTTAATCGAGCAACTCGACTTTTTAACGATAATGACCAAGTTGAAGAGGCACACCATGACAAAAAGTTGAAGACTAGTATTGGTGGGTCTTATGGTAATAGCGAGCAAACTAGTTCCAGTGATGATTTTTTGTCACGGATGCGTGGTTCCTCTTATGGACCCTACCTTCCGGATACTGGGTATGATGAAGTTCTGAGTAAGGCACCTGTTCCGGAGTGCACAGAGAGTGCTGAAAGATATTTCTTCCCTGTTGATCCAAATCCTGGTAAGGCTAGCTCGACGCCTTGGCAAATGCATCATCCAGACAATGATCGGCTTAGTGATAGAGTCCCGAATCTTGAGCTAGCATTAGGTGGTGAGTCAAATTCACAGACTCGGGGAATCCCACCCTTTTTAGTTGGGAAAGTAGACAAGAAAATTATTCAGCTCCAAGGTGGTGAGACACAATCGCTGACCCAGGGCATCCCACCCTTTTTAGTTGGGAAAGTAGACAAGAAAATCATTAAGGACCATGGTGGTGAGACACATCCGGCAACTCCAGGAATCCCATCCTTTTTAGTTGGGAAAGTAGACAAGAAAGTGAGTCAGGACCATTCTTCAGCTAAGGAAGCAGTTGGAGTGGAGGAGGTAGAGGATGTCTCTGCTTCTCTCTCCCTTTCTCTTTCATTTCCTTTCCCGGAAAAGGAACAACAGAAAGGTTCTGTTTCACAAACTGAGCAGGCAATATCTGAAACAAGACGCGGTAATACACCTCTCCTCTTCTTTGGGGGACTCGGCAACAAGTAG